One genomic region from Enoplosus armatus isolate fEnoArm2 chromosome 17, fEnoArm2.hap1, whole genome shotgun sequence encodes:
- the LOC139299656 gene encoding inward rectifier potassium channel 2-like isoform X1, whose translation MGSVRSHRYSIVSSEEDGMKLATIGVPNGYGNGNVNKVHTEHQHQSRFVRKDGHCNVQFINMSEKGQRYLADIFTTCVDIRWRWMLLVFCLSFLLSWLFFGFVFWVVALSYGDLENETQMCVSNVDSFTAAFLFSVETQTTIGYGYRYVTEECPVAVFMVVFQSIVGCIIDAFIIGAVMAKMAKPKKRNETLVFSHYATVAMRDGKLCLMWRVGNLRKSHLVEAHVRAQLLKSRTTAEGEFIPLDQVDIDVGFDSGIDRIFLVSPITIVHEIDEDSPFYEMSKQELETSEFEIVVILEGMVEATAMTTQCRSSYVASEILWGHRFEPVLFEEKNYYKVDYSRFDNTYEVPSTPNCSARELAEKKSDGSSSRNSFCYENEVALEKVEMEEEFEEEEDRQMRGVEVCALEDTNTDVVSDSECNLDSLPLESRPLTAESEI comes from the coding sequence ATGGGGAGTGTGCGAAGCCACCGTTACAGCATCGTGTCCTCTGAGGAAGACGGCATGAAGCTGGCCACTATTGGCGTCCCGAATGGCTACGGAAATGGCAATGTCAACAAGGtgcacacagagcaccagcatCAGAGCCGCTTCGTCAGGAAGGATGGCCACTGCAATGTGCAGTTTATCAATATGAGTGAGAAAGGCCAGCGGTACCTGGCAGATATCTTCACCACCTGCGTGGACATACGCTGGCGTTGGATGCTGCTCGtcttctgcctttctttcctgCTGTCGTGGTTGTTTTTTGGCTTTGTCTTCTGGGTTGTGGCCCTCTCTTACGGGGACTTAGAGAACGAGACTCAGATGTGTGTATCCAATGTGGACAGCTTCACCGCTGCCTTCTTGTTCTCAGTGGAGACCCAAACCACTATTGGCTATGGTTATCGGTATGTGACAGAGGAGTGCCCCGTTGCCGTCTTCATGGTCGTCTTCCAAAGCATCGTGGGCTGCATCATTGATGCTTTCATTATTGGTGCTGTCATGGCCAAGATGGCCAAGCCCAAAAAGAGGAATGAGACCCTGGTGTTCAGCCACTATGCTACAGTGGCCATGAGGGACGGTAAACTTTGCCTGATGTGGCGTGTGGGGAACCTGAGGAAGAGTCACCTGGTTGAGGCCCACGTCAGGGCCCAGCTACTCAAGTCCCGCACCACCGCCGAGGGAGAGTTCATCCCTCTGGATCAGGTAGACATTGACGTAGGCTTCGATAGCGGCATTGACCGGATCTTCCTGGTGTCTCCAATCACCATTGTGCATGAGATTGATGAGGACAGTCCGTTCTACGAGATGAGCAAACAGGAGTTGGAGACGTCAGAGTTTGAGATCGTAGTGATTCTGGAGGGCATGGTCGAGGCTACAGCCATGACTACTCAGTGTCGGAGCTCCTACGTGGCCAGCGAGATCCTTTGGGGCCACCGCTTTGAGCCAGTGCTCTTTGAGGAAAAGAACTACTACAAAGTGGACTACTCTCGCTTTGACAACACGTATGAGGTACCCAGCACACCCAACTGCAGTGCCAGGGAACTAGCTGAGAAGAAGTCCGACGGCTCCAGCTCGAGGAACTCCTTTTGTTATGAGAACGAGGTGGCTCTCGAAAAAGTCGAGATGGAAGAGGagtttgaggaggaggaagacaggcagATGAGGGGTGTTGAGGTTTGTGCACttgaggacacaaacacagacgtgGTGTCAGACTCTGAATGCAATCTGGACTCTTTGCCTTTAGAATCAAGGCCTTTGACAGCAGAATCAGAAATATGA
- the LOC139299656 gene encoding inward rectifier potassium channel 2-like isoform X2 gives MGSVRSHRYSIVSSEEDGMKLATIGVPNGYGNGNVNKVHTEHQHQSRFVRKDGHCNVQFINMSEKGQRYLADIFTTCVDIRWRWMLLVFCLSFLLSWLFFGFVFWVVALSYGDLENETQMCVSNVDSFTAAFLFSVETQTTIGYGYRYVTEECPVAVFMVVFQSIVGCIIDAFIIGAVMAKMAKPKKRNETLVFSHYATVAMRDGKLCLMWRVGNLRKSHLVEAHVRAQLLKSRTTAEGEFIPLDQVDIDVGFDSGIDRIFLVSPITIVHEIDEDSPFYEMSKQELETSEFEIVVILEGMVEATAMTTQCRSSYVASEILWGHRFEPVLFEEKNYYKVDYSRFDNTYEVPSTPNCSARELAEKKSDGSSSRNSFCYENEVALEKVEMEEEGVEVCALEDTNTDVVSDSECNLDSLPLESRPLTAESEI, from the exons ATGGGGAGTGTGCGAAGCCACCGTTACAGCATCGTGTCCTCTGAGGAAGACGGCATGAAGCTGGCCACTATTGGCGTCCCGAATGGCTACGGAAATGGCAATGTCAACAAGGtgcacacagagcaccagcatCAGAGCCGCTTCGTCAGGAAGGATGGCCACTGCAATGTGCAGTTTATCAATATGAGTGAGAAAGGCCAGCGGTACCTGGCAGATATCTTCACCACCTGCGTGGACATACGCTGGCGTTGGATGCTGCTCGtcttctgcctttctttcctgCTGTCGTGGTTGTTTTTTGGCTTTGTCTTCTGGGTTGTGGCCCTCTCTTACGGGGACTTAGAGAACGAGACTCAGATGTGTGTATCCAATGTGGACAGCTTCACCGCTGCCTTCTTGTTCTCAGTGGAGACCCAAACCACTATTGGCTATGGTTATCGGTATGTGACAGAGGAGTGCCCCGTTGCCGTCTTCATGGTCGTCTTCCAAAGCATCGTGGGCTGCATCATTGATGCTTTCATTATTGGTGCTGTCATGGCCAAGATGGCCAAGCCCAAAAAGAGGAATGAGACCCTGGTGTTCAGCCACTATGCTACAGTGGCCATGAGGGACGGTAAACTTTGCCTGATGTGGCGTGTGGGGAACCTGAGGAAGAGTCACCTGGTTGAGGCCCACGTCAGGGCCCAGCTACTCAAGTCCCGCACCACCGCCGAGGGAGAGTTCATCCCTCTGGATCAGGTAGACATTGACGTAGGCTTCGATAGCGGCATTGACCGGATCTTCCTGGTGTCTCCAATCACCATTGTGCATGAGATTGATGAGGACAGTCCGTTCTACGAGATGAGCAAACAGGAGTTGGAGACGTCAGAGTTTGAGATCGTAGTGATTCTGGAGGGCATGGTCGAGGCTACAGCCATGACTACTCAGTGTCGGAGCTCCTACGTGGCCAGCGAGATCCTTTGGGGCCACCGCTTTGAGCCAGTGCTCTTTGAGGAAAAGAACTACTACAAAGTGGACTACTCTCGCTTTGACAACACGTATGAGGTACCCAGCACACCCAACTGCAGTGCCAGGGAACTAGCTGAGAAGAAGTCCGACGGCTCCAGCTCGAGGAACTCCTTTTGTTATGAGAACGAGGTGGCTCTCGAAAAAGTCGAGATGGAAGAGGa GGGTGTTGAGGTTTGTGCACttgaggacacaaacacagacgtgGTGTCAGACTCTGAATGCAATCTGGACTCTTTGCCTTTAGAATCAAGGCCTTTGACAGCAGAATCAGAAATATGA